A region of Streptomyces deccanensis DNA encodes the following proteins:
- a CDS encoding GAF domain-containing protein, translated as MTYDPPRPVGRLLLTPEDRDAPERVSRLRSLGLGEYAEPAFDAFADRLAEVAAVPYATVNFIDGERQFFAGLHVSAQPTADTTLLGVDRRLARDHGFCPYVVVRRKGLVLEDVREYPKFAGNAVVDDHGIRSYLGAPLLDRTGIALGTVCVMDVQPRPWGRAGLETIKSMAAELAARIGGREAFP; from the coding sequence GTGACGTACGACCCGCCGCGTCCGGTCGGCCGGCTGCTGCTCACCCCCGAGGACCGGGACGCCCCCGAACGCGTGTCGCGGCTGCGGTCGTTGGGGCTCGGCGAGTACGCCGAACCCGCCTTCGACGCCTTCGCGGACCGGCTCGCGGAGGTCGCCGCGGTGCCGTACGCGACGGTCAATTTCATCGACGGGGAACGGCAGTTCTTCGCCGGCCTGCATGTGTCGGCACAGCCCACGGCGGACACCACGCTGCTCGGCGTCGATCGCCGCCTCGCCCGTGACCACGGGTTCTGCCCGTACGTGGTGGTCCGCCGCAAAGGGCTCGTCCTCGAAGACGTGCGCGAGTACCCGAAGTTCGCCGGCAACGCCGTCGTCGATGACCACGGCATCCGCTCCTACCTCGGCGCGCCCCTCCTCGACCGGACGGGCATCGCCCTCGGCACGGTCTGCGTCATGGACGTACAGCCGCGCCCCTGGGGCCGGGCGGGCCTGGAGACCATCAAGTCGATGGCCGCGGAACTCGCCGCCCGCATCGGGGGACGGGAGGCGTTCCCCTGA
- a CDS encoding roadblock/LC7 domain-containing protein → MASEAPTGHVSDLDWLMSGLVQRVPHTTSAVLLSCDGLVKSVHGLDPDSADHMAALASGLYSLGRSAGVRFGDGGDVRQVVVELDSTLLFVSTAGSGTCLAVLAGREADAAVLGYEMAMLVKSVRPYLVTQPRQAVEPSAMRP, encoded by the coding sequence ATGGCGAGCGAAGCGCCGACCGGCCATGTATCCGACCTCGACTGGCTGATGAGCGGCCTCGTCCAGCGCGTACCGCACACCACGAGCGCGGTGCTGCTCTCCTGCGACGGGCTGGTGAAGTCGGTCCACGGCCTCGACCCGGACAGCGCCGACCACATGGCCGCCCTGGCCTCCGGCCTGTACTCCCTGGGACGCAGCGCGGGCGTCCGCTTCGGCGACGGCGGCGACGTCCGCCAGGTCGTCGTCGAACTCGACTCGACCCTGCTGTTCGTCTCCACCGCCGGCTCCGGCACCTGCCTCGCCGTGCTCGCCGGGCGCGAGGCCGACGCCGCCGTCCTCGGCTACGAGATGGCGATGCTGGTCAAGAGCGTCCGCCCGTACCTGGTCACCCAGCCCCGGCAAGCCGTCGAACCCTCCGCGATGAGGCCTTGA
- a CDS encoding GTP-binding protein: MDYDDSSDPFPTALKILVAGGFGVGKTTFVGAVSEIAPLSTEELLTTVSAATDNLDGIENKVETTVAMDFGRITLDPRHVLYLFGTPGQQRFWFMWDELSEGALGAVILADTRRLEDCFAAVDFFEQRGLGFIVAINEFDGSYRYDADEVRAALDLDPEIPVVCCDARISSSGVQTLLTLVRHLLAHTPAQLPSHGAHT, from the coding sequence ATGGACTACGACGACAGCTCTGACCCCTTCCCCACCGCACTCAAGATCCTGGTGGCGGGAGGGTTCGGGGTCGGCAAGACGACCTTCGTCGGCGCGGTGAGCGAGATCGCGCCGCTGAGCACGGAGGAACTGCTCACCACCGTGAGCGCCGCCACCGACAATCTCGACGGCATCGAGAACAAGGTCGAGACGACCGTCGCGATGGACTTCGGCCGTATCACCCTCGACCCGCGCCATGTGCTCTACCTGTTCGGCACGCCCGGACAGCAGCGGTTCTGGTTCATGTGGGACGAACTCTCCGAAGGCGCCCTCGGCGCGGTCATCCTCGCCGACACGCGCCGCCTGGAGGACTGTTTCGCCGCCGTCGACTTCTTCGAACAACGCGGCCTCGGCTTCATCGTCGCCATCAACGAGTTCGACGGCTCCTACCGCTACGACGCCGACGAGGTGCGGGCGGCCCTCGACCTCGACCCGGAGATCCCCGTCGTCTGCTGCGACGCCCGTATCTCCAGCTCGGGCGTGCAGACCCTGCTCACCCTCGTACGGCACCTCCTCGCCCACACCCCGGCCCAGCTGCCGAGCCACGGAGCCCACACGTGA
- a CDS encoding DUF742 domain-containing protein, which translates to MPAAGDGPLYDDAAGRLVRPYTVINGRTRPTTALDLLSQVMATGATPLGYLGPEHATALDLCRAPVSVAEIAAHLKLPATVTKVLLSDLVDCGALTTKPPVFHHNPTDRSLLEAVLDGLRRQL; encoded by the coding sequence GTGCCCGCGGCCGGCGACGGACCCCTGTACGACGACGCCGCCGGGCGCCTGGTGCGCCCCTACACCGTCATCAACGGCCGGACCCGGCCGACCACCGCGCTCGATCTCCTCTCACAGGTGATGGCCACCGGGGCGACCCCCCTCGGCTATCTGGGCCCCGAGCACGCGACCGCACTCGACCTGTGCCGGGCACCCGTCTCGGTCGCCGAGATCGCCGCACACCTGAAGTTGCCGGCGACGGTCACCAAGGTGCTGCTGTCCGACCTCGTCGACTGCGGAGCCCTCACCACCAAGCCCCCGGTTTTCCACCACAACCCGACAGACCGGTCTCTTCTGGAGGCAGTGCTCGATGGACTACGACGACAGCTCTGA
- the tdh gene encoding L-threonine 3-dehydrogenase, protein MKALVKEKAEPGLWLVDVPEPEIGPGDVLIKVLRTGICGTDLHIRAWDGWARQAIRTPLVAGHEFVGEVVETGRAVTDIRVGDRVSGEGHLVCGKCRNCLAGRRHLCRATVGLGVGRDGAFAEYVALPATNVWVHRVPVDLDVAAIFDPFGNAVHTALSFPLVGEDVLITGAGPIGLMAAAVGRHAGARHVVVTDVSEDRLELARKIGVSLALDVRESTIADGQRTLGLREGFDIGLEMSGNPAAMRDMIANMTHGGRIAMLGLPSEEFAVDWSRVVTSMITIKGIYGREMFETWYAMTVLLEGGLDLAPVITGRYGYRDHEAAFADAASGNGGKVILDWAV, encoded by the coding sequence GTGAAGGCGCTGGTCAAGGAGAAGGCGGAGCCCGGGCTGTGGCTCGTCGACGTCCCGGAGCCCGAGATCGGCCCCGGTGACGTACTGATCAAGGTCCTGCGGACCGGGATCTGCGGCACCGACCTGCACATCCGGGCCTGGGACGGCTGGGCCCGGCAGGCCATCCGCACCCCGCTCGTGGCCGGCCACGAGTTCGTCGGCGAGGTCGTCGAGACCGGCCGTGCCGTCACCGACATCCGGGTCGGCGACCGGGTCAGCGGCGAGGGCCACCTCGTGTGCGGCAAGTGCCGCAACTGCCTCGCCGGCCGCCGTCACCTGTGCCGTGCCACCGTGGGCCTCGGCGTCGGCCGCGACGGCGCCTTCGCCGAGTACGTGGCCCTGCCCGCGACCAACGTCTGGGTGCACCGGGTCCCCGTCGACCTCGACGTGGCCGCGATCTTCGACCCGTTCGGCAACGCCGTCCACACCGCGCTGTCCTTCCCGCTGGTCGGCGAGGACGTCCTGATCACCGGGGCGGGCCCCATCGGTCTGATGGCCGCCGCCGTCGGCCGGCACGCCGGCGCCCGGCACGTCGTGGTCACGGACGTCAGCGAGGACCGGCTGGAACTCGCCCGCAAGATCGGGGTCAGCCTCGCGCTCGACGTGCGGGAGTCGACCATCGCCGACGGGCAGCGGACCCTCGGCCTGCGCGAGGGCTTCGACATAGGCCTGGAGATGTCCGGCAACCCCGCCGCGATGCGCGACATGATCGCCAACATGACCCACGGCGGCCGGATCGCCATGCTCGGCCTGCCGTCCGAGGAGTTCGCCGTCGACTGGTCCCGCGTCGTCACGTCCATGATCACCATCAAGGGGATCTACGGCCGCGAGATGTTCGAGACCTGGTACGCGATGACGGTGCTCCTGGAGGGCGGCCTCGACCTCGCCCCCGTCATCACCGGCCGCTACGGCTACCGCGACCACGAGGCCGCGTTCGCGGACGCGGCGAGCGGCAACGGCGGCAAGGTCATCCTCGA
- a CDS encoding ATP-binding protein gives MSHLRAPAARADRREGGRHGRSAARAAVPSLPEIHIRPQLVRLAVLPPTAVALSACAAVLFTFRAGGARPSLTLWAVLAGAAAVALAGIAIGAVAAGRTAKSVRERLGSLRQASSKSEDDLRSLVDALRRGEQPPARGPRVRNTAGADDFEPLAADLARAHDSAVTAVVQASQLSSHAGSEQKLEVFVNLARRLQSLVQREISILDDLENEIEDPDLLKGLFHVDHLATRIRRHAENLAVLGGAVSRRQWSNPVSMTEVLRSAIAEVEQYSRVKLVPPVDGTLRGHAVADVIHLLAELVENATVFSAPHTQVLLRANLVTSGLAVEVEDRGLGMPVTEQNKMNALLADPDQVNVASLLQDGRIGLFVVSQLARRHGIQVRLQSNIYGGVQAAFVVPQGLLGGEPGDLPQTLPQTHAVPEQHTGARRAAGPHHTSSATPPRASAPGSTDRPTTGGSARAAHPDDRPGRPAPAQPTRPEPGHRGAPNPPRATVPRQQGPGRGSGQQGSGRGGTGPTPLPVRGARAERPNPAEAVPGIRPDDRRTVAENAGTPPTPRVGGAVRGTMGKPQLPRRRAQQHIVPQLRGGPAPTPRQDPDHYIGHDPGLMAAFQRGIGLAEARQMENSDWDTSTLDTASTDFTSGADLASPTDLGSRASSGDFGSRTDRKPSADFGSRTDRASSADLASPADFPPPAPDAASRIDTGQPRTSPNTGHPRPAPHGGADAADALHMELAHMDAPHKDAAQPLGGHPRGGAPIAVPPSARDAAHDLTPRQDGSTPAG, from the coding sequence ATGTCTCACCTTCGCGCACCGGCCGCCCGCGCAGACCGCCGTGAGGGCGGGCGGCACGGGCGATCGGCCGCCCGCGCCGCCGTCCCCTCGCTGCCCGAGATCCACATACGGCCACAGCTGGTGCGCCTCGCGGTCCTGCCCCCCACCGCGGTCGCCCTCAGCGCCTGCGCGGCCGTCCTCTTCACCTTCCGCGCCGGCGGCGCCCGGCCCAGCCTCACCCTGTGGGCCGTCCTCGCCGGAGCCGCCGCCGTGGCCCTCGCCGGCATCGCGATCGGTGCCGTGGCCGCCGGGCGCACCGCCAAGTCCGTGCGCGAACGGCTGGGCAGCCTGCGTCAGGCCAGCAGCAAGAGCGAGGACGACCTGCGCTCCCTGGTCGACGCGCTCCGGCGCGGAGAGCAGCCGCCCGCGCGCGGGCCCCGCGTCAGAAACACCGCCGGCGCCGACGACTTCGAGCCGCTCGCCGCCGACCTCGCCCGCGCGCACGACAGCGCCGTCACCGCCGTCGTCCAGGCCTCTCAGCTCTCCAGCCACGCCGGCAGCGAGCAGAAGCTCGAAGTCTTCGTGAACCTGGCCCGCCGACTCCAGTCCCTCGTCCAGCGCGAGATCTCGATCCTCGACGACCTGGAGAACGAGATCGAGGACCCGGACCTGCTCAAGGGCCTCTTCCACGTCGACCACCTCGCCACCCGCATCCGCCGCCACGCCGAGAACCTGGCCGTCCTCGGCGGCGCCGTCTCCCGCCGCCAGTGGAGCAACCCCGTCTCCATGACCGAGGTGCTGCGCTCCGCGATCGCCGAGGTCGAGCAGTACTCCCGGGTCAAGCTGGTGCCCCCGGTCGACGGCACCCTGCGCGGGCACGCCGTCGCCGACGTCATCCACCTCCTCGCCGAACTCGTCGAGAACGCCACGGTGTTCTCCGCCCCGCACACCCAGGTCCTGCTCCGCGCCAACCTCGTCACCTCCGGCCTCGCCGTCGAGGTCGAGGACCGCGGCCTCGGCATGCCCGTCACCGAGCAGAACAAGATGAACGCCCTGCTCGCCGACCCCGACCAGGTCAACGTCGCCAGCCTCCTCCAGGACGGCCGCATCGGCCTCTTCGTCGTCTCCCAGCTCGCCCGCCGCCACGGCATCCAGGTCCGCCTCCAGAGCAACATCTACGGCGGGGTCCAGGCCGCGTTCGTCGTCCCCCAGGGGCTCCTCGGCGGCGAGCCCGGCGACCTGCCGCAGACCCTGCCGCAGACCCACGCCGTCCCCGAGCAGCACACCGGCGCACGCCGGGCCGCCGGGCCGCACCACACGTCGTCCGCCACGCCCCCGAGGGCGTCCGCCCCCGGCTCCACCGACCGCCCGACCACGGGCGGATCCGCCCGCGCCGCGCACCCGGACGACCGGCCCGGCCGTCCGGCCCCCGCGCAGCCCACGCGTCCCGAGCCCGGCCACCGCGGCGCCCCCAACCCCCCGCGCGCCACCGTGCCCCGGCAGCAGGGCCCCGGCCGGGGCAGCGGCCAGCAGGGCTCGGGCAGGGGCGGCACCGGCCCGACCCCCCTGCCGGTGCGCGGCGCCCGGGCGGAGCGGCCCAACCCGGCCGAGGCCGTGCCCGGCATCCGCCCCGACGACCGGCGGACCGTCGCGGAGAACGCCGGGACGCCCCCGACCCCCCGGGTCGGCGGCGCCGTCCGCGGCACCATGGGCAAGCCGCAACTGCCCCGCCGCCGCGCCCAGCAGCACATCGTGCCCCAGCTCCGCGGCGGCCCCGCGCCCACGCCCCGCCAGGACCCGGACCACTACATCGGGCACGACCCCGGGCTGATGGCCGCCTTCCAGCGCGGCATCGGACTCGCCGAGGCACGCCAGATGGAGAACTCCGACTGGGACACCTCCACCCTGGACACGGCCTCGACGGACTTCACGTCCGGCGCGGACCTCGCGTCCCCGACGGACCTCGGTTCCCGCGCATCCTCCGGGGACTTCGGTTCCCGCACGGACCGCAAACCGTCCGCGGACTTCGGTTCCCGCACGGACCGCGCCTCCTCCGCGGACCTCGCATCCCCGGCCGACTTCCCACCCCCCGCCCCCGACGCCGCGTCCCGCATCGACACGGGACAGCCGCGCACGAGCCCGAACACGGGCCACCCGCGCCCGGCACCCCACGGTGGCGCCGACGCCGCCGACGCACTCCACATGGAGCTGGCCCACATGGACGCACCCCACAAGGACGCCGCACAGCCCCTGGGCGGACACCCCAGGGGCGGCGCCCCCATAGCCGTACCCCCGTCGGCCCGCGACGCGGCCCACGACCTCACGCCCCGGCAGGACGGGAGCACACCGGCCGGATGA